GTGTTAAATGCCTCAAGATggggaaataaaatgtcacatataCAATAATctaaaagtctttcctttgaaGATTTAACATCATAAGCAAGTTTGAAAGCAAGGATTATATCCTACAGTGCAAGcttgtgttcacacacacacacacacacacacgtatatatatgtgtgtgtgtgtgtgtgtgtgtgtgtgtgtgtgtgtgtgtgtgtgtgtgtgtgtgcgtgtgtatgtgtatgtataccGTGGAGAGGCCCGTTCTTCTGGTACAGGTTGCTAGGCAGCGTGTGTCTGTCCCACTCAGATGGCTTCAGCATACGTTCCTGTTTGGAGGGGGTGAGCTGCTCACTGTACTCCCAGAAGTAGCGACGCTTGCCTCTCTTCCGGCTGGAGACTCCCGCTGTCAGGCCTTTAATGTCCTCCATCAGCTCCATGTCACAGCCTGGAGGAAACGAGACGGGAAAAAGGGAGGAAATCAGAgcaacagaaagacagagaagaagagttaaaggtaaataaagacagaaagttAATCATTTGAGAAATAAACCCCTTGTTTTTGGTCAAACATGTGAACCAGAAGCATGAAGATGACGGGTTGCTACCTGGCTCAGAGAAGGCGTCACTCATGTCGTCGTCCTTGTCGGCTTCGTAgtcttcatcctcttcctcatcctcctcctcctcattctcAGACAGCTCGTGCTCGCTGCCAAAACCCTCATCGTGGTCTTCATCATCTAGCTCAAGCCCATCgccttcctcctcttcagcctcttcctcgtcctcctcctcctcctcgtcctcttccAGCTGGGAGTGGGCTCTGCCGGCCAGTCTGCTGCGGGTCAGGAACAGAGAGTAGTTGTGCTCCTCCTCCTTGCTCTTCTCCGTGCCCTCGACAACTAGAACGCCACCGCCGCCGCTAGCCCCCGCAACACTATCAGCGCTGCTAACCAGCCCAGAGGTGCTGCCCTCCAGGGCCTGACTCGCTTCCACCAGTTGAGGCACGGTGGCAGACCAGCCCACAGGTGTCTCCCTCCTCCCTGTCACCTCTGGTCTCCTCTCAAAGCTCGTCAGGCTGGCAGAGCCGCTGGCTGCTGCAACAGGAATTCCTACAAGGGTGGCACTCGCCGAAGTGCAGGCCTTCTCTTCTTGGGGCtgggagagaggcagaggtgGATCTGACCTCTCAAAATCCGTCTGGGAGGGCATTTCGGGCTGAGCTTTATGTACAGCACTCACACGGACTTTAGCCTTCCGCACAAAGTCAGTGCTGTGAGAAATTGGGGCTGCCATCTTGTTAACTCGCCCCTGGAGCTTGGTTTGAGCTTGGCCATGGTCCTGGGTAAGACTGAGGAGGTTCTGGGTCTTGGCCATAGTCTCAGTGCTAGAGGGGACAGGTCTGGTGGCTTTTTGGGAGCTTTCAGGAAAGTCCGGGAGAAGGTTACGAGAAGGACGGGAAGAGGATGTGGAGCTCGGGGAGGGCCGCACAGAGCCGGGGCCCTGGCCAAGGACCAGGGGTCTCTTACTGTGACAGGGAAGCTGGGACGGTTGAGGCTGAGGGGCGGGCAGGGTCAAGTCAGTAGGGGGGTAGAGTGTCTCACACACAGGCTGCGAATCCTCACTGTTGAGCTGTGCCAGCGTCGGGGTTCGACCAATTACTTCCTCATCCTGGTATGGACTAGAGAAGTCATCTAATCCAAGGAAATCCACCTCTTTGGTGCCCCAGATGTCACAGCTGGCCAGCCGTGTGTATCTGCAAAGCACAGAGACATGAAGGTCTGAATGAAGACATCAAGATACAGAGCTGTCTGCTCTTTTTGGTCTAAAAACTCAATATGAGTTCCTGTCGATGCaggtgaatattttttttacaccctGTTTTGTTATGCTTGtttgaaatttacaaaaaatgtatactaATTCTCTTTACTTGTAAAAAGGATCTGCAAACTTTCTGTTACATAGAACAGTCAGTTCAACGCCTGGTCGCTTAGCATGTGCTAACAAAGCAGCCGCAGATAATGTCTGAAACTAAGTCATGAAACAGTCCCAACAAACTTGCACCAACACCCAAACTGCTTGACTGTCTTGTTAAACTTGTCTTATAGGCCTGTCAATCGGTGAGTTTGCGTGGCAGGCAGTCTCTTAAAATCCCTGGCAGTGAGCTCACACTCCCACAGCAGTAGTGTTATgatatacagagagagagagagaaagagatagaaaCAGAGGTCATAAAATAAATTCTATTTTGGCATCCAGAGTTGCACTTCAGCAATATTTCTAAAGTgataaaaagcagttttaatgAGATTACTGATGTAAGATTCTAGATTCAAATCAAGGTCTAGAAGCACGCCAAGGTTTTTATGCTTGGGGTATTTTGTGTCAGGGATTTGAAGGGCCCGTACACATGCCCTGTCTTTTGCACATTCCATTCTACTGTTGACAATGGAGACGCGTGGCAGGCGAACTCATGAGCCGTGCCGCCACCGTCACGATGCGCACTCATTCCAGATCGCCTATTTTAAGTGTGCAGCAGCCGCGACCTGAAATGAACGGTGTTCAACTTTTGGAACGCAGCAGCGTGCACCACATGCCATGTGTCCAGGAACAACCAATCGCAGTCGGCAGATATCTCTCCTTTCTTCTGTAAATATCAGGAGGACAAGTTGATTATTTTAGTGCAGGGGTAACATGAGCTATACATCACTTCCACTGACTATATTTAGGCCTATTACAAACTTATAAAAACACCTGGAAGAAGATGTGCTCTGCACTCAGAACGTCTGGAAAGAGGGCTATGATAGAGACTGGTTACGGTCGCTGAGCAACCTCAGAAACAACCTGCTTCTCCGCTCATGAATGTTGGCACAGAGTGAACCTATGAGTAACACCCAGCACCCAACCTCGTGTTTCCCAGGTGGTTAAAGACGCAGCATGTGTACGGCCCCTTAGCGCAGAGTATTCCTCTCCAGACCTTTGCTCCAACGATTAAATCCTCTGTGTTGTCTTTGTTCAATTGCAGGAAATTATGTGACATCCACAAGTGATCGATACATTGAACCAGTTCGTTGATGGGGCTAGAGTCACAGAGTGATAGAGATGAACAGTTAAATATCATCAGCATAGCTTTGAAAGTTAATCCCATGCTTTCTGATGATATTTCCTCATGGCAGCATAGAGATGGAACAACACAGGTCCCCGAAATGAGCCTTGAGGAACCATGTAGTGCTTGTGTAAGATGAGGAGTGGTAACCAAAAGAGATAAAACAGTCTCAGACAGAGAAGTCCTAAACCAATCTAAAACACAGCCAGAGAGGCCAACACACTTCATTAGTCTGTTCATAAGGATGCCATGATCGTCTGTATCAAAAGCAGCGCCTTAGTCCAAAAATACTA
This genomic window from Plectropomus leopardus isolate mb chromosome 13, YSFRI_Pleo_2.0, whole genome shotgun sequence contains:
- the crebrf gene encoding CREB3 regulatory factor; amino-acid sequence: MPQPSVSGMEPPFGDAFQNYSFADQALTSTELLATSSDPDFMYELDRDITHRQSPCGDSVVGVGDGGKEVEGCADQFMGLGECETVYSSSAFEQWDSYWEDLTRYTRLASCDIWGTKEVDFLGLDDFSSPYQDEEVIGRTPTLAQLNSEDSQPVCETLYPPTDLTLPAPQPQPSQLPCHSKRPLVLGQGPGSVRPSPSSTSSSRPSRNLLPDFPESSQKATRPVPSSTETMAKTQNLLSLTQDHGQAQTKLQGRVNKMAAPISHSTDFVRKAKVRVSAVHKAQPEMPSQTDFERSDPPLPLSQPQEEKACTSASATLVGIPVAAASGSASLTSFERRPEVTGRRETPVGWSATVPQLVEASQALEGSTSGLVSSADSVAGASGGGGVLVVEGTEKSKEEEHNYSLFLTRSRLAGRAHSQLEEDEEEEEDEEEAEEEEGDGLELDDEDHDEGFGSEHELSENEEEEDEEEDEDYEADKDDDMSDAFSEPGCDMELMEDIKGLTAGVSSRKRGKRRYFWEYSEQLTPSKQERMLKPSEWDRHTLPSNLYQKNGPLHGKYMLKKSRRTDVEDLTPNPRKLLQIGTELRKLNKVISDLTPVSELPLTARPRSRKEKNKLASRACRLKKKAQYEANKVKLWGLSTEYDRLLFVINAIKEEIVARVEDSSPRPTNMADTLEHLIKETLVASPVAGQTSDFVNKILENTGRGDPTGGLVGLRVPTSKI